The following are from one region of the Capsicum annuum cultivar UCD-10X-F1 chromosome 1, UCD10Xv1.1, whole genome shotgun sequence genome:
- the LOC107877821 gene encoding uncharacterized protein LOC107877821, with protein MEISSGLSPRVISVTSNEGKNDDPNRQKFDLESADMVSQTVHQFLTLNALEILRETVRILRYNSIGFMTIAALLICPVSAVVLSNVLVYQPFVTRLSIRLLLVAKTSGLPLKPFIKQSCHKFSDVVISAVMCFPLYVTLLLLSKAAIVYSVDCTYSRKKFDSHKFYVIMTKIWKRVVVTYLWVCVVIAGCLTLFIVLLISVSSAFSIMGFPPDLILYPAMIVGMIFSIILANAIIICNIAIVISVLEDDSGPQALLKSSSLIKGQTQVGLLIFLGSTIGMAIVQGLFEHRVKTISYGDGSSRLWEGPLLVILYSFVILIDSMMSTVFYFSCKSYRMETSSEESQPVLEALTISSALAEVQ; from the coding sequence ATGGAAATTTCAAGTGGACTGAGTCCTAGAGTGATCTCAGTTACATCAAATGAAGGTAAAAATGATGATCCAAATCGTCAAAAATTCGATTTGGAATCAGCAGATATGGTTTCACAGACGGTTCACCAGTTTCTTACTTTGAATGCACTAGAGATTTTGAGGGAAACTGTGAGAATTTTGCGGTACAATTCGATAGGTTTCATGACAATTGCTGCATTGTTAATTTGCCCTGTGTCTGCTGTTGTTTTATCTAATGTACTGGTTTATCAGCCGTTTGTTACGAGATTGAGTATAAGGTTATTGCTTGTAGCTAAAACAAGTGGGTTGCCACTTAAGCCATTTATCAAGCAGTCTTGTCATAAGTTCTCTGATGTGGTGATCTCAGCTGTAATGTGCTTCCCTCTGTATGtaacgttgttgttgttgtcaaaaGCTGCGATAGTTTATTCAGTTGATTGCACTTATTCGAGGAAGAAATTTGATTCGCACAAATTTTATGTGATTATGACCAAGATATGGAAGCGGGTTGTTGTGACTTACTTGTGGGTGTGTGTGGTGATTGCAGGATGTCTCACGTTGTTTATTGTACTTCTTATTTCTGTGAGTAGTGCTTTCTCGATTATGGGGTTCCCTCCAGACTTGATTCTGTACCCCGCAATGATAGTAGGGATgattttctcaataattttagcaaatgctattattatatgcaacaTTGCGATTGTGATATCTGTTTTAGAGGATGACTCTGGACCACAAGCATTGTTAAAGTCGAGTTCACTCATCAAGGGGCAGACACAAGTTGGACTTCTCATATTTCTTGGATCAACTATCGGGATGGCAATTGTGCAGGGTTTATTTGAGCATAGAGTGAAGACAATAAGCTATGGAGATGGATCTTCGAGGTTATGGGAAGGGCCCCTTTTGGTAATATTGTACTCATTTGTGATACTTATTGACTCCATGATGAGTACAGTTTTCTACTTCAGCTGTAAATCATATAGAATGGAAACCTCAAGTGAAGAAAGTCAACCTGTGCTAGAAGCTTTGACAATTTCTTCAGCATTAGCAGAAGTCCAATAA